The following coding sequences are from one Ovis canadensis isolate MfBH-ARS-UI-01 breed Bighorn chromosome 25, ARS-UI_OviCan_v2, whole genome shotgun sequence window:
- the DDIT4 gene encoding DNA damage-inducible transcript 4 protein: protein MPSLWDRFSSSSSSSSLSRTPTPNQPPRSAWGSAAREEGLGRCESLESSDCESLDSSNSGFGPEEDSAYLDGVSLPDFELLSDPEDEHLCASLMQLLQESLAQARLGSRRPARLLMPGQLVSQVGKELLRLAYSEPCGLRGALLDVCVEQGKSCHSVGQLALDPSLVPTFQLTLVLRLDSRLWPKIQGLFSSANSPFVPGFSQSLTLSTGFRVIKKKLYSSEQLLIEEC from the exons ATGCCTAGCCTTTGGGATCGCTTCTCGTCGTCTTCTTCGTCCTCGTCCTTGTCCCGAACTCCCACCCCAAATCAGCCGCCGCGCTCAGCGTGGGGGTCTGCGGCCCGAGAAGAAGGACTCGGCCGCTGCGAGAGCCTGGAGAGCTCGGACTGCGAATCCCTGGACAGCAGCAACAGTGGCTTTGGGCCGGAGGAAG ATTCTGCATACCTGGATGGGGTGTCCCTGCCCGACTTCGAGCTGCTCAGCGATCCCGAGGATGAGCACCTGTGTGCCAGCCTGATGCAGCTGCTGCAGGAGAGCCTGGCCCAGGCCCGACTGGGCTCGCGGCGCCCCGCGCGCCTGCTGATGCCGGGTCAGCTGGTGAGCCAGGTGGGCAAAGAACTACTGCGCCTGGCCTACAGCGAGCCGTGCGGCCTGCGAGGGGCGCTGCTGGACGTCTGCGTAGAGCAGGGCAAGAGCTGCCACAGCGTGGGGCAACTGGCCCTCGACCCCAGCCTGGTGCCCACCTTCCAGCTGACCCTCGTGCTGCGCCTGGACTCACGCCTCTGGCCCAAGATCCAGGGGTTGTTTAGCTCTGCCAACTCTCCCTTCGTCCCTGGCTTCAGCCAGTCCCTGACGCTGAGCACTGGCTTCAGAGTAATCAAGAAGAAACTGTACAGCTCGGAGCAACTTCTCATCGAGGAGTGTTGA